From a single Thioalbus denitrificans genomic region:
- the ccoN gene encoding cytochrome-c oxidase, cbb3-type subunit I, protein MEATVEQKYNFDVVRWFTVMAVVYLVVGALVGVYIASELAWPVLNLDNPWLSFGRLRPLHTNAVIFAFGGCVLMATGFYSVQRTCGVRVWSDKMAWFTFWGWNTIIVLAVVTLPLGLTQGKEYAELEWPIDILIAVVWLSFLANFVMTLAVRKTSHIYVSNWFYLGMLVMITYLHVVNSLAIPVGLFTSYSLFSGVQDGMIQWWWGHNAVGFYLTAGFLGIMYYFVPKQANRPVFSYRLSVVHFWALMFGYVWLGPHHLQYTALPDWTGSLGAAVSLAMIIPSWGGAVNGMMTLSGAWDKLRTDYILRFLIISLAFYAMSTFEGPVMSLKTVNALSHYTDWTVGHVHSGALGWVAMVGMGALYHLMTRIWHTEIFSAKLVNLHFWTATIGAVVYIVAMWVSGIMQGLMWRAYDEYGTLAYTFAESVEAMHPYYAMRAIGGMIFLLGAVIMLLNTVLTIRKSVAEGSLRAARAATATA, encoded by the coding sequence GTGGAAGCGACAGTGGAGCAAAAGTACAACTTTGACGTTGTACGATGGTTCACCGTCATGGCGGTGGTGTACCTGGTGGTGGGCGCCCTGGTGGGCGTCTATATCGCATCGGAGCTGGCCTGGCCGGTGCTCAACCTGGACAATCCCTGGTTGAGCTTCGGGCGTCTGCGTCCGCTGCACACCAACGCCGTGATTTTTGCCTTTGGCGGCTGCGTTCTGATGGCCACCGGTTTCTACAGCGTGCAGCGCACCTGCGGCGTACGCGTGTGGAGCGACAAGATGGCCTGGTTCACCTTCTGGGGCTGGAACACCATCATCGTGCTGGCGGTGGTCACCCTGCCGCTGGGCCTGACCCAGGGCAAGGAGTACGCCGAGCTCGAGTGGCCCATCGACATCCTCATCGCCGTGGTGTGGCTGTCCTTCCTGGCCAACTTCGTCATGACCCTGGCGGTGCGGAAGACCTCGCACATCTACGTGTCCAACTGGTTCTACCTGGGCATGCTGGTGATGATCACCTACCTGCACGTGGTCAACAGCCTCGCCATCCCGGTGGGCCTGTTCACCTCCTACTCCCTCTTCTCCGGGGTGCAGGACGGCATGATCCAGTGGTGGTGGGGTCACAACGCGGTGGGCTTCTACCTGACCGCCGGCTTCCTGGGCATCATGTACTACTTCGTGCCCAAGCAGGCCAACCGTCCGGTGTTCTCCTATCGCCTGTCGGTGGTCCACTTCTGGGCCCTGATGTTCGGCTACGTCTGGCTCGGGCCGCACCACCTGCAGTACACCGCCCTGCCTGACTGGACCGGCTCCCTCGGCGCCGCCGTGTCGCTGGCCATGATCATCCCCTCCTGGGGTGGTGCGGTGAACGGCATGATGACCCTCTCGGGTGCCTGGGACAAGCTGCGCACCGACTACATCCTGCGCTTCCTCATCATCTCGCTCGCCTTCTACGCCATGTCCACCTTCGAAGGTCCGGTCATGTCGCTGAAGACGGTGAACGCCCTGTCCCACTACACCGACTGGACGGTGGGTCACGTGCACTCCGGCGCGCTGGGCTGGGTGGCCATGGTCGGCATGGGTGCGCTCTACCACCTGATGACCCGCATCTGGCACACGGAGATCTTCTCCGCCAAGCTGGTGAACCTGCACTTCTGGACCGCCACCATCGGCGCCGTGGTCTACATCGTCGCCATGTGGGTGTCCGGCATCATGCAGGGCCTGATGTGGCGTGCCTATGACGAGTACGGCACCCTGGCCTACACCTTCGCCGAATCCGTGGAGGCCATGCACCCGTACTACGCCATGCGTGCCATCGGTGGAATGATCTTCCTCCTGGGCGCCGTGATCATGCTGTTGAACACGGTTCTGACCATCCGCAAGTCGGTGGCCGAGGGCAGCCTGCGCGCCGCCCGTGCCGCGACCGCGACCGCTTAA
- a CDS encoding cbb3-type cytochrome c oxidase subunit 3 — MSSLREYFHTDWEAMTTNDWIGMTITVVIFLLMVGLYVYVLRPKNRDRLESHRHIPMLDEDERNERGGRP; from the coding sequence GTGAGTAGTCTGCGGGAATATTTCCACACCGATTGGGAGGCGATGACCACCAACGACTGGATCGGTATGACGATCACGGTGGTCATCTTCCTCCTGATGGTGGGCCTGTATGTCTACGTCCTGCGTCCCAAGAACCGGGATCGGCTGGAATCGCACCGGCACATCCCGATGCTGGACGAGGACGAGCGCAATGAACGTGGAGGAAGACCATGA
- the ccoP gene encoding cytochrome-c oxidase, cbb3-type subunit III codes for MTDKVFPGESNTGHVWDDNLRELTNDPPRWWTIAFWASVIWWIVYGIIYPTWPVSLEGANKGLLGWTQIQEYQQGVAEIQAVRAEFEDQIKAKTAKEILADPGLTDYTVASAKVLFGDNCAACHAAGGAGNPGFPVLADDNWIYGGSIETIQQSITMGRQGVMTAHGKILSAQEIDTLANLAVNLSQGKSDPDGMTLFTQKGCIACHGPDAKGMQVLGSANLTDSIWRFTPGGFESAKYTITHGVNDGTDPQTREAQMPSFKDRLDEAAIKKLAVYVYRLGGGQ; via the coding sequence ATGACGGACAAAGTGTTTCCCGGTGAGAGCAATACCGGGCACGTGTGGGATGACAACCTGCGCGAACTGACCAACGATCCGCCGCGCTGGTGGACCATCGCCTTCTGGGCGAGCGTCATCTGGTGGATTGTCTACGGCATCATCTACCCGACCTGGCCGGTCAGTCTGGAGGGTGCCAACAAGGGCCTGCTGGGCTGGACCCAGATCCAGGAGTACCAGCAGGGCGTCGCGGAAATCCAGGCGGTCCGGGCCGAGTTCGAGGACCAGATCAAGGCCAAGACGGCCAAGGAGATCCTGGCCGACCCGGGTCTTACCGACTACACCGTCGCTTCGGCCAAGGTGCTGTTCGGTGACAACTGTGCCGCCTGCCACGCGGCCGGTGGTGCCGGCAACCCCGGTTTCCCGGTGCTGGCGGACGACAACTGGATCTATGGCGGCAGCATCGAGACGATCCAGCAGAGCATCACCATGGGTCGCCAGGGCGTCATGACCGCCCACGGCAAGATCCTGTCCGCGCAGGAGATCGATACGCTGGCCAACCTGGCAGTCAACCTCAGCCAGGGCAAGAGCGATCCTGATGGCATGACCCTGTTCACCCAGAAGGGCTGTATCGCCTGTCACGGCCCCGACGCCAAGGGCATGCAGGTGCTGGGTTCCGCCAACCTGACCGACAGCATCTGGCGGTTCACGCCGGGCGGTTTCGAAAGTGCCAAGTACACCATCACCCATGGTGTCAACGACGGCACCGATCCGCAGACCCGCGAAGCCCAGATGCCGTCCTTCAAGGACCGTCTGGACGAAGCGGCCATCAAGAAGCTGGCCGTGTACGTCTACCGGCTCGGCGGCGGCCAGTAA
- the ccoO gene encoding cytochrome-c oxidase, cbb3-type subunit II, with the protein MADQIYSTRFQDKLERNIWGMLIVLAIVLSVGGIVEIVPLFFLKNTMEHNKFPEIVWQRQAGQTLNDWKAGDGVRPYTPLELAGRDVYRREGCYTCHSQMVRPFRDEKERYGHYSLASESMFDHPFQWGSKRTGPDLARVGGKYSDDWHRKHLRAPRSVVPESVMPNYVWLDNAYVDGATIAAHMKGMQMIGVPYTDGDIASAADAVQGKTEMDALVSYLQVLGTMATLEEGKAYRE; encoded by the coding sequence ATGGCAGATCAGATCTACTCCACCCGTTTCCAGGACAAGCTGGAGCGGAATATCTGGGGCATGCTGATTGTGCTCGCCATTGTTCTTTCAGTGGGCGGCATCGTCGAAATCGTGCCGCTGTTCTTCCTGAAGAACACCATGGAGCACAACAAGTTCCCCGAAATCGTCTGGCAGCGTCAGGCCGGCCAGACCCTCAACGACTGGAAGGCGGGTGACGGCGTGCGTCCCTACACGCCGCTGGAGCTGGCGGGCCGGGATGTCTACCGGCGCGAGGGCTGCTACACCTGTCACTCCCAGATGGTCCGTCCGTTCCGTGACGAGAAGGAGCGTTACGGTCACTACTCCCTGGCCTCCGAGTCGATGTTCGACCACCCGTTCCAGTGGGGCTCCAAGCGTACCGGTCCCGATCTGGCGCGTGTGGGCGGGAAGTACTCGGATGACTGGCACCGCAAGCACCTCCGCGCTCCGCGTTCGGTGGTTCCGGAGTCCGTCATGCCGAACTACGTCTGGCTGGACAACGCCTACGTGGACGGCGCCACCATTGCGGCCCACATGAAGGGAATGCAGATGATTGGCGTTCCCTACACGGATGGTGATATTGCCTCCGCGGCTGACGCCGTGCAGGGCAAGACGGAGATGGACGCCCTGGTGTCCTATCTCCAGGTGCTCGGCACAATGGCAACGCTCGAGGAAGGCAAGGCCTACCGTGAGTAG
- the ccoG gene encoding cytochrome c oxidase accessory protein CcoG — protein sequence MSEEQRKVDQAGVDELYAEAEHWHVNTGGETIHAKRVPGKWRNVKWLGNAVWLIFFLGPYLRWDGRQAVLFDIPERQFHIFSLTVLPQDFWMLSLLLLFFALLLAVSTALIGRVWCGFFCFQTVWTDVYTWIEDRLEGNPQQRRKLEKAPLDARKLRIKLTKHALWLIIAALTGISFAAWFTDAFVLWGQIATLQASTVVWIVIALFTGGTYVLAGYMREQACFWLCPYARIQGVMVDKATALPTYDYRRGEPRGRVKKGESEANRTTGDCIDCNQCVAVCPTGVDIRQGQQEGCITCALCLDACDTVMDKLGRDRGLIRYMSLEELEGKKPVPLWKRGRVWVYTGIMSIALAGVAYGISTISSLELKVLHERQPLFVLQSDGSVQNKYTLKILNKTNFDMDVVISAEGLDDMVLVGADKPVTAHGSKVTATTVFLRVPREELKSDSESVVFHIHNLANEQFSAERQSVFVGPRR from the coding sequence TTGAGCGAAGAACAGCGCAAAGTCGACCAGGCTGGTGTCGACGAACTGTATGCCGAGGCCGAGCACTGGCATGTCAACACGGGTGGGGAGACCATCCACGCCAAACGGGTGCCGGGCAAGTGGCGCAACGTGAAGTGGCTGGGCAACGCCGTCTGGCTGATCTTCTTCCTGGGCCCCTACCTGCGCTGGGATGGCCGGCAGGCGGTCCTGTTCGACATTCCCGAGCGTCAGTTCCACATCTTCAGTCTCACGGTCCTGCCCCAGGATTTCTGGATGCTGTCGCTGCTCCTGCTCTTCTTCGCCTTGCTGCTGGCCGTTTCCACGGCCCTGATCGGGCGGGTCTGGTGCGGTTTCTTCTGCTTCCAGACGGTGTGGACGGATGTCTACACCTGGATCGAGGACAGGCTGGAGGGCAATCCGCAGCAGCGCAGGAAGCTGGAAAAGGCGCCGCTGGATGCCCGCAAGTTGCGCATCAAGCTGACCAAGCACGCGCTGTGGCTGATTATCGCGGCTTTGACCGGCATCAGCTTCGCGGCCTGGTTCACCGACGCTTTCGTGCTGTGGGGCCAGATTGCGACCCTGCAGGCCAGCACGGTGGTCTGGATCGTCATCGCCCTGTTCACCGGCGGCACCTACGTGCTGGCAGGCTACATGCGCGAACAGGCCTGTTTCTGGCTCTGCCCCTATGCGCGCATCCAGGGTGTGATGGTGGACAAGGCCACGGCCCTGCCCACCTACGACTACCGCCGCGGGGAACCGCGCGGCCGGGTCAAGAAGGGTGAGTCCGAGGCGAACCGGACCACCGGCGACTGCATCGACTGCAACCAGTGCGTGGCGGTCTGTCCCACCGGGGTCGACATCCGCCAGGGACAGCAGGAGGGGTGCATCACCTGTGCCCTGTGCCTGGATGCCTGTGACACCGTCATGGACAAGCTCGGCCGCGACCGGGGGCTGATTCGCTACATGTCCCTCGAGGAGCTGGAGGGCAAGAAGCCGGTGCCGCTGTGGAAGCGCGGGCGGGTATGGGTCTATACCGGGATCATGTCCATCGCCCTGGCTGGCGTGGCCTACGGCATCAGCACCATCTCCTCGCTGGAGCTGAAGGTGCTGCACGAGCGCCAGCCCCTGTTCGTGCTGCAGAGCGACGGCTCGGTGCAGAACAAGTACACCCTCAAGATTCTCAACAAGACCAACTTCGACATGGACGTGGTCATCAGCGCCGAGGGTCTGGATGACATGGTGCTGGTCGGAGCGGACAAGCCGGTGACCGCGCACGGCAGCAAGGTCACGGCGACCACGGTATTCCTCCGCGTGCCGCGGGAGGAGCTGAAATCGGATTCCGAGTCCGTGGTCTTCCATATCCACAACCTGGCGAATGAGCAGTTCAGTGCCGAGCGCCAGAGCGTCTTCGTGGGCCCTCGGCGCTAG
- a CDS encoding FixH family protein: MANPNSAWRSPWVIGWIGLVVTVLSVNAYMVYMSFTTMPGLVNSDYYEQGQNYEKTMNERRVRAQELDLDVRAPARPVRNESATFLYIARDSGGVPLEGESATLHAYRPANEKDDFSVPMVAEGNGQYRAEVSFPLKGVWDVVVSLKQGDGEVNAARRVMVRDSQ; the protein is encoded by the coding sequence ATGGCAAATCCAAATTCCGCCTGGCGCAGCCCCTGGGTCATCGGCTGGATAGGGCTGGTGGTCACGGTTCTGAGCGTCAACGCATACATGGTGTACATGTCCTTCACGACCATGCCCGGCCTGGTCAACAGCGACTACTACGAGCAGGGTCAGAACTACGAAAAGACCATGAACGAACGGCGGGTCCGGGCCCAGGAGCTCGACCTGGATGTCCGTGCTCCAGCGCGCCCGGTGCGGAACGAGTCGGCCACCTTCCTCTACATCGCCCGTGACTCGGGCGGGGTGCCGCTGGAGGGGGAGTCGGCGACGCTGCATGCCTACCGTCCGGCCAATGAGAAGGATGATTTTTCCGTTCCGATGGTGGCTGAAGGCAACGGCCAGTATCGCGCCGAGGTGAGTTTTCCCCTCAAGGGGGTCTGGGATGTGGTGGTGAGCCTCAAGCAGGGTGACGGGGAAGTGAACGCCGCCCGCCGCGTGATGGTGCGTGATTCCCAGTAA
- the hisB gene encoding imidazoleglycerol-phosphate dehydratase HisB, whose protein sequence is MTQRNARINRETLETQVTVSIDLDGTGTARIDTGIPFLDHMLDQVARHGLIDIEIEARGDLHIDAHHTVEDIGITLGQALAQALGDKRGIRRYGHAYVPLDEALSRVVVDFSGRPGLEYHVEYPRARIGDFDVDLFREFFQGLVNHARITLHLDALRGSNAHHVAETLFKALGRALRMAAEPDPRAQGIPSTKGVL, encoded by the coding sequence ATGACCCAGCGCAACGCCCGCATCAACCGCGAGACCCTGGAAACCCAGGTCACCGTCAGCATCGACCTGGACGGCACGGGCACGGCCCGCATCGATACCGGCATCCCGTTCCTCGACCACATGCTCGATCAGGTGGCGCGGCACGGGCTCATCGATATCGAAATCGAGGCCCGCGGCGACCTGCACATCGATGCCCACCACACGGTGGAGGATATCGGCATCACCCTCGGCCAGGCCTTGGCCCAGGCCCTGGGCGACAAGCGCGGCATCCGCCGCTACGGACATGCCTATGTGCCCCTGGACGAGGCGCTCTCGCGGGTGGTGGTGGACTTCTCCGGCCGTCCCGGCCTGGAGTACCACGTGGAGTACCCGCGCGCGCGCATCGGCGATTTCGACGTGGACCTGTTCCGGGAGTTCTTCCAGGGGCTGGTCAACCACGCCCGCATCACCCTGCACCTCGATGCCCTGCGCGGCAGCAACGCCCACCATGTGGCGGAGACCCTGTTCAAGGCCCTCGGCCGGGCGCTGCGCATGGCCGCGGAACCCGATCCCCGGGCCCAGGGCATCCCCTCCACCAAGGGCGTTCTCTGA
- the hisH gene encoding imidazole glycerol phosphate synthase subunit HisH → MSSVAVIDYGMGNLRSVSKALEHMAPAGTRVRVTDVEQEILSADRVVFPGVGAARDCMEEIRSRGLEDVVREAAAGKPFLGICMGMQVLLEHSEENGGTPCLGVLPGAVRYFGERLSDPRSGERLKIPHMGWNQVRQTRPHPLWNGIAQDTRFYFVHSYYVDPADAALSAASTEYGLRFTAAVARDNLFAVQFHPEKSQQAGLQLLANFLAWDGTD, encoded by the coding sequence ATGAGCAGCGTCGCGGTAATCGATTACGGCATGGGCAACCTGCGCTCGGTATCCAAGGCCCTGGAGCACATGGCCCCGGCGGGAACCCGCGTGCGGGTCACGGACGTGGAGCAGGAGATTCTCTCCGCCGATCGCGTGGTCTTCCCCGGGGTGGGCGCCGCCCGCGACTGCATGGAGGAGATCCGGTCCCGCGGCCTGGAGGATGTGGTCCGCGAGGCGGCCGCCGGCAAGCCCTTCCTCGGCATCTGCATGGGCATGCAGGTGCTCCTTGAACACAGCGAGGAGAACGGCGGCACGCCCTGCCTCGGCGTTCTGCCCGGCGCGGTCCGGTACTTCGGTGAGCGGCTCTCCGATCCCCGCAGCGGGGAGCGGCTGAAGATCCCCCACATGGGCTGGAACCAGGTGCGGCAGACCCGGCCGCACCCGCTGTGGAACGGAATCGCCCAGGACACGCGCTTCTACTTCGTGCACAGCTACTACGTGGATCCCGCCGACGCGGCGCTCAGCGCGGCCAGCACCGAGTACGGGCTGCGCTTCACCGCGGCGGTGGCCCGGGACAACCTCTTCGCCGTCCAGTTCCACCCGGAGAAGAGCCAGCAGGCAGGACTGCAACTGCTGGCGAACTTCCTGGCCTGGGACGGGACGGACTGA
- the fnr gene encoding fumarate/nitrate reduction transcriptional regulator Fnr, with the protein MADKRIACQDCTLFQLCLPLGIGEDELALLDEVITARRSLKRGEMLFRGGAPFHAIYAVRSGSLKTYTIMQDGREQVTGFYLPGELVALDAISLGRHPSSAKALESSSICEFSFQDFERMGARVPGLQRQMLRVMSRELLNDELLLLLLGKKSAEERLAAFLLSLAIRFRQRGFSATDYNLSMSRSDIGNYLGLAVETVSRLFTRFQQDGLLRVERRRIRIHDIDRLSLLAGDTALSGSQRIDSAEVPQSER; encoded by the coding sequence GTGGCTGACAAGCGTATCGCCTGTCAGGACTGCACCCTGTTCCAGCTCTGCCTGCCGCTGGGTATCGGCGAGGACGAGCTGGCCCTGCTGGACGAGGTGATCACCGCCCGGCGTTCGCTCAAGCGGGGTGAAATGCTGTTCCGCGGCGGCGCGCCGTTCCATGCCATCTACGCGGTACGCTCGGGATCGCTGAAGACCTATACCATCATGCAGGACGGCCGCGAGCAGGTGACCGGCTTCTACCTGCCGGGGGAGCTGGTGGCGCTGGACGCCATCAGCCTCGGTCGCCACCCGAGCTCGGCCAAGGCCCTGGAGAGCTCGAGCATCTGCGAATTCTCCTTCCAGGATTTCGAGCGCATGGGCGCCCGGGTGCCGGGCCTGCAGCGGCAGATGCTGCGGGTCATGAGCCGGGAGCTGCTCAACGACGAGCTGCTGCTGCTGCTGCTCGGCAAGAAGAGCGCCGAGGAGCGCCTGGCGGCATTCCTGCTCTCCCTGGCCATCCGCTTCCGCCAACGCGGCTTCTCCGCCACCGACTACAACCTGAGCATGTCCCGCAGCGACATCGGGAACTATCTCGGGCTGGCGGTGGAGACGGTCAGCCGCCTGTTCACACGCTTCCAGCAGGATGGCCTGCTGCGCGTGGAGCGGCGCCGAATCCGCATCCACGATATCGACCGTCTGTCCCTGCTGGCCGGGGACACGGCCCTTTCCGGCAGTCAGCGCATCGACAGTGCGGAGGTGCCGCAGAGCGAGCGCTGA
- the hisA gene encoding 1-(5-phosphoribosyl)-5-[(5-phosphoribosylamino)methylideneamino]imidazole-4-carboxamide isomerase yields MLVIPAIDLKEGKCVRLRQGRMEDETIFSADPVAVAGRWVEAGARRLHIVDLDGAFAGRPVNAEIIHRIAEAFPELPIQVGGGIRDEDTIQTYLDAGVSYAIIGTKAINAPHFISDICLEFPGHIIVGLDAKEGKVAIDGWSKLSRHDVIDLAQRFEKDGVEAIVYTDIGRDGMLSGVNVEATVKLAQSVNIPVIASGGISSLEDIRALCETGEPGIIGAITGRALYEGTLDLGEAQRLADELGPAAPPAA; encoded by the coding sequence ATGCTGGTAATTCCCGCCATCGACCTGAAGGAAGGCAAATGCGTGCGCCTGCGCCAGGGGCGCATGGAGGACGAGACCATATTCTCCGCGGATCCCGTCGCCGTCGCCGGCCGCTGGGTGGAGGCCGGCGCCCGGCGCCTGCACATCGTCGACCTCGACGGCGCCTTCGCCGGACGCCCGGTCAACGCCGAGATCATCCACCGCATTGCCGAAGCCTTTCCCGAGCTGCCCATCCAGGTGGGCGGCGGCATCCGCGACGAGGACACCATCCAGACCTACCTGGATGCCGGCGTGAGCTATGCCATCATCGGCACCAAGGCCATCAACGCCCCCCACTTCATCTCCGACATCTGCCTCGAGTTCCCGGGCCACATCATCGTCGGCCTCGACGCCAAGGAGGGGAAGGTGGCCATCGACGGCTGGTCGAAGCTCTCGCGCCACGATGTCATCGACCTGGCCCAGCGGTTCGAGAAGGACGGCGTGGAGGCCATCGTCTACACCGACATCGGCCGCGACGGCATGCTGAGCGGCGTCAACGTGGAGGCGACCGTCAAGCTGGCGCAGTCGGTCAACATCCCCGTCATCGCCTCCGGCGGCATCAGCAGCCTGGAGGACATCCGCGCCCTGTGCGAGACCGGCGAGCCCGGCATCATCGGCGCCATCACCGGCCGGGCCCTCTACGAGGGCACCCTCGACCTCGGCGAGGCCCAGCGCCTGGCCGACGAGCTCGGCCCCGCCGCACCCCCGGCGGCCTGA
- a CDS encoding helix-turn-helix domain-containing protein, which yields MPEQCSPTPAGKHGTKTEVACEECGLFGFLRLLTVIDPQGERSEPLAGVLSRRTRIPKGETLYRHGQQLQAVYAVKSGAFKSYTLLDTGEEQVTSFHFPGELIGLDALKGNRHQYTVKALEDSSVCQLQFRELERSGVRLAEFREQMIKAMSEKIGEQSRLLLVSSRPSAEERLAAFVLNVSRRLEVRGFPSEAFRLAMSRQDIASYLGLAVETVSRMFKRFQAEGLLSVSGKQLRILNRTALQLLAKVRD from the coding sequence ATGCCAGAACAGTGTTCACCAACCCCTGCAGGGAAGCACGGGACCAAGACCGAGGTCGCCTGCGAAGAGTGCGGGCTGTTCGGCTTCCTGCGTCTGCTCACCGTCATCGATCCCCAGGGCGAGCGCTCCGAACCCCTGGCGGGCGTCCTCTCCCGGCGCACGCGCATTCCCAAGGGTGAAACCCTCTATCGCCACGGTCAGCAGCTTCAGGCCGTCTACGCGGTCAAGTCCGGCGCCTTCAAGAGCTACACGCTGCTGGACACGGGCGAGGAACAGGTCACGTCATTCCACTTTCCCGGAGAGCTGATCGGGCTTGACGCCCTGAAGGGCAACCGCCATCAGTACACCGTGAAGGCGCTGGAGGACAGCAGCGTCTGCCAGCTGCAGTTCCGCGAACTCGAGCGTTCCGGCGTGCGCCTCGCGGAGTTCCGCGAGCAGATGATCAAGGCCATGAGCGAGAAGATCGGAGAGCAGTCCCGTCTGCTGCTGGTCTCCTCCCGTCCCTCGGCCGAGGAGCGCCTGGCCGCCTTCGTTCTCAACGTCTCCCGCCGCCTCGAAGTGCGCGGCTTCCCCTCCGAGGCTTTCCGTCTCGCCATGTCGCGCCAGGACATCGCCAGCTACCTCGGCCTGGCGGTGGAAACGGTGAGCCGGATGTTCAAGCGCTTCCAGGCCGAGGGGCTGCTCTCGGTCAGCGGCAAGCAGTTGCGGATTCTCAACCGGACCGCTCTCCAGTTGCTGGCAAAGGTTCGCGACTGA